From the Bacteroidota bacterium genome, the window AAAAAAATCTTTAACACAGAGAACACTGAGCAGACAGAGTTACACAGAGAGTTCTGCTCTGTGAAACTCATTAAACTCTGTGAACTCTGTGTTGAAAATCGTGGATATAACATCTTAATCTGAATAATGTCTATTATATATAAAGCAAATTCGTCCATCCACCGCAACCTACTATCTTTGCTAATCCTCATGGAAGACAAGAAAAAACCAAATTTCTGGACAAAAATCCGCAACAGGTACCGCCTTGTAGTGATGAATGATGACTCTTTTGAAGAACAGTTTTCGCTGAAACTTACTCCGCTGAATATTTTTGTTTTGGTTGGATTGATTTCTATTATTATGATAACGCTCACGGTGAGTCTGGTCGCGTTCACACCTTTGCGCGAATACATGCCCGGCTATGGCTCTGAAGTGAACACGCGGAAAGAACTCATCAATCTTGCGCTGAAGGCGGATTCGCTCCAATACGAACTTTCACTTCGCGCAGCAGCGATGGATAACATTAAAAATATTATCAGCGGAAATATTACTGGTGATACGGTTTCCAAGAAAAATAATAATGAGAATAATGTTCTTAAAAATATTGACATCAAACCCTCCAAAGAAGATTCTGCTTTCCGCGCGCAGGTGGAATCGCAGGATAAATACTCGCTGGCTTTTTCAGAAAGCAAAACAGGAAAAGGAAGTATCAGCAGTTTTTTCTTTTTCACTCCTGTGAAAGGCATGGTTACTGCTTCG encodes:
- a CDS encoding M23 family metallopeptidase; its protein translation is MEDKKKPNFWTKIRNRYRLVVMNDDSFEEQFSLKLTPLNIFVLVGLISIIMITLTVSLVAFTPLREYMPGYGSEVNTRKELINLALKADSLQYELSLRAAAMDNIKNIISGNITGDTVSKKNNNENNVLKNIDIKPSKEDSAFRAQVESQDKYSLAFSESKTGKGSISSFFFFTPVKGMVTASFNSSQEHYGVDIAAKENEPIKAALDGTVLFAGWTSETGYTIEIQHSNNLVSAYKHCSVLLKKAGQYVKSGEAIAVIGNSGEQTSGPHLHFELWYNGTPIDPQEYMVF